From Fusobacterium varium:
AATAATTGAGTATATAGCTGATACAGCTGTAAAAGAATCTCTTCCAATCAAATGTGAATACATGGATTTAAAAAAAACATTACCTGATAAATTAAAGAATAAGTTTGATTGTTTTTTTACAGACCCACCTTATACATTAAAAGGTATGAATCTGTTTATTTCAAGAGGAATTGAGGCTTTAAAGAATGAAAGTGATCTCAATATTTACTTTTCTTTTGCTCATAAGTCTCCAACTTATCAATTGAATATGCAGAAAAACTTTTTAGCTATGGGACTTGCTATTTCAACTGTGACTCCAAGATTTAATACTTATGAAGGTGCCAGTATAATAGGGAGTACAGGGCAGATGATAGTACTTAAAACTACTGATAAAAAATGTTTATAGTGGTCTTCTATATACTGGAGAATTTACAAAAACAGTCCGTCTTTATAAGTGCAAAAAATGTGGAAATACTATAAAGACAGGAAATTCCGAAAAAATAAAAAATATTAAAACCCTTAAAAAAACAGGGTGCTGTAAATGTAATAATAAAATATTTGATTTAATTCAAAGAAAGAATAAGTAAAGGAGAATTTATGTTCAAATTAAAACAATTAGGACAACATCTTTTAGTTGAATATTATGATTGTGATGTTGAAATATTAAAAAATACATTATTAATTGAAAAATATATGATAGAAGCTGCAAAAGTAGCCAAAGCTACAATAGTAGAAAGTGTCTTTCATACTTTTAATCCATGGGGTGTAAGTGGAGTAATTGTTATAGAAGAATCTCATTTAACCATTCATACTTGGCCAGAATATAAGTATGCTGCTGTAGATTTATTCACTTGTGGAAATATGATAAAACCTTTAGCAGCTTTTAATCTTTTAGAAATGAAATTAAAAGCAGAAAGATTTGATTTAAAAGAAGTGTCCAGAGGTTCGTTAGAAAGGATATTAAAAAGATAAAATAAAAGGGCAGCCAATTATAGTTGCCCTTTTTATCTAAATTACTGTTGTGGCACTACTGCAAAGAAAATTAAGTCTTCATCACTATTATTTATAATGCTGTGTGAGTGACCTTTAGGGCAATAATGACATATTCCTGAATATAATTCTTCTTCATCTGTATCATATAAAGCTTTCCCTTTTCCCTGCAGAACATATATTATTTCACTTCCAGTTTCATGTTTATGATATCCAATTGATGCTCCAGGTACAAGTTTACTGCACATAATACGATTT
This genomic window contains:
- a CDS encoding putative S-adenosylmethionine decarboxylase, with product MFKLKQLGQHLLVEYYDCDVEILKNTLLIEKYMIEAAKVAKATIVESVFHTFNPWGVSGVIVIEESHLTIHTWPEYKYAAVDLFTCGNMIKPLAAFNLLEMKLKAERFDLKEVSRGSLERILKR